A stretch of the Lactuca sativa cultivar Salinas chromosome 9, Lsat_Salinas_v11, whole genome shotgun sequence genome encodes the following:
- the LOC111906753 gene encoding septin and tuftelin-interacting protein 1 homolog 1, with translation MEDDQERERFGMENDYEDGQWIGSEFYGKRKEKRHQTKDDVLYGIFASGDSDSDSEGNSKKKRKKGLSKKQQDLTKPLNFVSSGIVMPNEEIDSNTKQENQKDDEDDDSMPGLGQGLGFNSNNINDDKKEVNENTIDFLPTAFGKMIKEGALQRREKEIEKSRLNKKSTKPGLGKREAKDEGNVGVFEKHTKGIGMKLLEKMGYKGGGLGKNAQGIVAPIEAKLRPKNMGMGFNDYKEAANAPSLQDSVDEIKALPQTPGIQQKEKPWMKQSSSKKKKKQYVTAEELLVKKQEQGIDVVQKVFDMRGPQVRVLTNLENLNAEEKLRDNDKPMPELQHNLNLIVDLVELDIQKIDQQLRNERETVVTLQKEKEKLKDDAALQKKQLDSMEEIVTIMDSLTNESLLGTLTLDSLATSFTDLHKRFPNEYKICSLPSIASSLALPLFIRVFQGWDPLHNPSHGLNAMSVWKNLLEGEEIFDSPYTQLFMEVVFPAVRISGTNTWQARDPEPLLRFLDSWEQLLPHSALQTILDNIVMPKLTSAVDSWDPRRETIPIHSWVHPWLPLLGSKLETLYHTIRNRLESVLHAWHPSDMSAYYILSPWKTVFDPTSWEQIMVRYIVPKLLGVMHEFQVNPADQKLDQFYWVRTWASVIPIHHMLHIMDVFFNKWQEVLYQWLCSKPNFQEVTNWYLGWKDLIPAELLSNEHVRYRLNMGLDMMNQAAEGLEVVQPGLRENISYLKAREQRQFEAQRAAAAQAAKGRVDEMGGGGGDMSLKEVIEVHAQHNNLLFKPKVGRMQDGHQVYGFGNVNVIIDSLNQKVFAQTDDRWSLVTLEQLVTQEKNSVVRRR, from the coding sequence ATGGAAGATGATCAGGAAAGGGAGAGATTTGGGATGGAAAACGACTATGAAGATGGCCAATGGATTGGTAGTGAATTCTATGGAAAACGCAAAGAAAAACGTCACCAAACCAAAGATGATGTCCTCTATGGTATCTTTGCTTCTGGTGACTCAGATAGTGATTCTGAAGGTAACTCcaagaaaaaaagaaagaaaggttTATCCAAAAAACAACAAGATCTCACTAAACCACTCAATTTTGTTTCAAGTGGAATTGTAATGCCAAATGAAGAGATCGATAGCAACACAAAACAAGAGAACCAaaaagatgatgaagatgatgacagCATGCCAGGTTTAGGTCAAGGCCTCGGTTTCAATTCAAACAACATCAATGATGACAAAAAAGAGGTCAACGAAAACACCATTGACTTTCTTCCAACAGCATTTGGTAAAATGATCAAAGAAGGTGCACTTCagaggcgcgaaaaggaaattgAAAAGTCCAGATTAAACAAAAAGTCAACTAAACCAGGTTTGGGAAAACGAGAAGCAAAAGATGAGGGCAATGTTGGTGTGTTTGAGAAGCACACAAAGGGTATTGGTATGAAATTGCTTGAAAAAATGGGATATAAAGGAGGTGGTTTAGGGAAGAATGCACAGGGGATCGTTGCTCCAATTGAAGCAAAGTTACGCCCCAAGAACATGGGAATGGGGTTTAATGATTATAAAGAGGCGGCTAATGCTCCTTCATTGCAGGATTCAGTTGATGAGATTAAGGCTTTACCTCAGACTCCTGGGATTCAACAAAAAGAGAAGCCATGGATGAAACAAAGCAGctcaaaaaagaagaaaaaacaaTACGTAACTGCAGAAGAGCTATTGGTGAAGAAACAAGAACAAGGAATCGATGTAGTTCAGAAAGTGTTCGACATGCGGGGCCCACAAGTTCGCGTGTTGacaaatttagaaaatttaaacgCTGAAGAAAAACTAAGAGATAATGATAAGCCAATGCCAGAACTCCAACATAATCTCAATTTAATCGTTGACTTAGTCGAACTTGACATACAAAAAATCGACCAACAATTGAGAAACGAAAGGGAGACAGTTGTCActttacaaaaagaaaaagagaagcTAAAAGACGATGCTGCCCTTCAAAAGAAACAACTCGATAGCATGGAAGAGATAGTTACTATAATGGACAGTTTAACCAACGAAAGCTTGTTAGGAACATTAACTTTAGACTCCCTTGCCACGTCATTTACCGACTTACACAAACGATTCCCAAACGAATACAAGATTTGCAGCTTACCTAGTATCGCATCCTCTCTCGCATTACCTTTATTCATCAGGGTTTTCCAAGGATGGGACCCACTTCATAACCCATCACACGGGTTAAACGCAATGTCAGTATGGAAAAATTTATTAGAAGGAGAAGAAATTTTCGATTCACCTTACACTCAGCTTTTCATGGAGGTCGTGTTTCCAGCTGTCAGAATCTCCGGGACAAACACGTGGCAAGCGCGGGACCCGGAACCGTTGTTAAGGTTCCTAGATTCCTGGGAACAGTTACTCCCCCACTCCGCTCTTCAAACCATACTTGACAACATTGTCATGCCTAAGTTAACATCTGCTGTTGATTCGTGGGACCCACGTCGCGAAACCATTCCGATACACTCGTGGGTCCACCCATGGCTTCCTTTGTTAGGCTCGAAGCTCGAGACTTTATATCATACGATACGGAATCGGTTAGAAAGTGTGCTGCACGCGTGGCATCCGAGTGACATGTCAGCGTACTATATTTTGTCACCTTGGAAGACGgtttttgacccaacaagctgGGAACAGATAATGGTTAGATATATTGTTCCTAAGTTATTGGGTGTGATGCATGAGTTTCAAGTCAACCCAGCAGATCAGAAGCTTGACCAGTTTTATTGGGTGAGGACTTGGGCTTCTGTGATTCCGATTCATCATATGCTTCATATAATGGATGTGTTTTTCAACAAATGGCAAGAGGTTTTGTATCAATGGTTATGTTCAAAGCCGAATTTTCAAGAAGTGACAAATTGGTATTTGGGGTGGAAGGATTTGATTCCAGCTGAGCTTTTATCAAATGAGCATGTGAGGTATCGGTTGAATATGGGTTTGGATATGATGAACCAGGCGGCAGAAGGGCTGGAGGTGGTTCAGCCAGGGCTGAGGGAGAATATAAGTTACTTGAAGGCGCGTGAACAGAGGCAGTTTGAGGCTCAGAGGGCGGCGGCTGCACAGGCGGCAAAGGGACGGGTGGAtgagatgggtggtggtggtggtgacatGAGTTTGAAGGAGGTTATTGAGGTTCATGCACAGCATAATAATTTGTTGTTTAAGCCGAAAGTGGGGAGAATGCAAGATGGACATCAGGTTTATGGATTTGGGAATGTGAATGTGATTATTGATTCTTTGAATCAGAAGGTGTTTGCTCAGACTGATGATAGGTGGTCTCTTGTGACACTTGAGCAATTGGTGACACAGGAGAAGAATTCTGTTGTGAGAAGGCGTTGA
- the LOC111906752 gene encoding BAG family molecular chaperone regulator 4, with translation MMEESGGAAAAAAPTTTTTTTGNEVEHTGASNIKVQVSYGSNNFDVFVLPQSTFGDLKMEIAKATGLEPEAQNLLFRGKEKDENERLDMAGVKDNAKVILTENSPTIDKDKDKDEEEEENVEKVEEEVKEISKGVEAVSLVRKENDEFAEQVGSLEAVVCSGTQVSDKDFLFLTEMLMRQLLKLDGIDAQGEGRIQRKLEVRRVQGLVETLDDLKVKNSNPNPNPNPNPISNVPEASATKATQEWEVFE, from the exons ATGATGGAAGAAAGCGGAGGAGCAGCCGCCGCCGCCGCCccaaccactaccaccaccaccaccggcaACGAAGTTGAACATACTGGTGCCAGTAACATCAAGGTTCAAGTGTCTTATGGTTCCAACAATTTCGATGTCTTCGTCCTTCCCCAATCCACTTTCG GTGATTTGAAAATGGAGATTGCAAAAGCAACTGGTTTAGAGCCTGAAGCTCAAAACCTGTTATTTAGAGGAAAAGAAAAAGATGAGAATGAAAGGTTGGATATGGCAGGAGTGAAGGACAATGCAAAGGTGATATTAACTGAAAATTCACCTACCATAGATAAAGATAAAgataaagatgaagaagaagaagagaatgtTGAAAAGGTTGAAGAAGAAGTGAAGGAGATATCAAAAGGGGTTGAGGCTGTTAGTTTAGTTAGAAAGGAAAATGATGAGTTTGCAGAACAG GTGGGAAGCCTAGAGGCAGTAGTGTGTTCTGGGACTCAGGTTTCAGATAAAGATTTTCTTTTTTTAACCGAGATGCTGATGAGGCAGCTGCTGAAACTGGATGGAATTGATGCTCAAGGAGAAGGGAGAATACAAAGAAAGTTGGAG GTGCGACGAGTACAGGGCCTTGTGGAGACGTTGGATGATCTCAAGGTAAAAAACTCGAATCCAAatccaaacccaaacccaaacccaattagCAATGTTCCGGAAGCTTCTGCTACAAAGGCAACTCAAGAATGGGaagtttttgaatag
- the LOC111906754 gene encoding septin and tuftelin-interacting protein 1 homolog 1: MMISLTQSSGFGGGDFYSGERRAKRRRSKDDVVFYDMFASDDPDTDSEGGSIKKKGRNDLFKKRQAKDEETIGAFEKHTKGIGMKLLEKMGYKGGGLGKNAQGIVAPIQAKLRPKNMGMGFNHYKEAANVPTLQESVDEIKVSGIQQKEKPWLKQGSSNKKEKEYATAEEFFVKKQEQGLDVVQNMRGPQVRLLTNLENLNSDEKLRENDNKPMPELQHNINLIFDMAKLDKKKILQDLRNERETFVILHNEKEKLKDNAALEKKQLDTIEDMVSVMERLSLLGTLTLESLATSFVDLHTRFPNEYKIFSLATIASSFALPLFIREFQGWDPLQNPTHGLNVMSLWKDLLEEDEIFDSLFMEVVFPAVVRLSGTDTWQARDPEPLLRFLDSWEQLLPHSVLQTILDNIVMPKLTSAVDSWDPLCETIPIHLWVHPWLPLLGPKLETLYHTIQNRLESVLHAWHPSDMSAYYILSPWKTVFDPLRWEQIMVRYIIPRLLAVMHEFEVNPADQKLDQFYWVRIWACVIPIHHMLHIMDVFFNKWQEVLYQWLCSKPDFQEVRNWYLSWKDLIPSELLSNEHVRYRLNLGLNMMNQAAEGLEVIQPGLREFEAQKAAAQVAKGCAAEEMGGAGGVMSLKEVIEVHAQENNLMFKPKVGRMKDGHQVYGFGKVSMIIDSLNQKVYAQIEDKWSLVTLEQLVKLEKSSVLRRH; the protein is encoded by the coding sequence ATGATGATTAGTCTCACACAGTCCTCCGGGTTCGGTGGTGGAGACTTTTACTCCGGTGAGCGCAGGGCAAAACGGCGCCGAAGCAAAGATGATGTGGTCTTCTATGATATGTTTGCTTCTGATGACCCCGACACCGATTCAGAAGGTGGCTCCATCAAGAAAAAAGGCAGGAATGATCTGTTCAAAAAGCGACAAGCAAAAGATGAAGAAACTATCGGTGCATTTGAAAAACATACAAAGGGAATTGGTATGAAGTTGCTTGAGAAGATGGGGTATAAAGGAGGCGGTTTAGGGAAGAACGCACAGGGGATCGTTGCTCCAATTCAAGCCAAATTGCGCCCCAAGAACATGGGAATGGGGTTTAATCATTATAAAGAGGCGGCTAATGTTCCGACATTGCAAGAATCAGTTGATGAGAttaaggtttctggtattcaacaAAAAGAGAAGCCATGGCTGAAACAAGGTAGCTCAAACAAGAAGGAAAAAGAGTATGCAACTGCAGAGGAGTTCTTCGTGAAGAAGCAAGAACAGGGTCTTGATGTAGTTCAGAATATGAGGGGCCCACAAGTTCGTTTGTTgactaatttggaaaatttaaactCCGACGAAAAATTAAGAGAGAATGATAATAAGCCAATGCCGGAGCTCCAACATAATATCAATCTAATCTTTGACATGGCGAAACTTGATAAAAAGAAAATCCTCCAGGACTTGAGAAACGAAAGGGAGACATTTGTCATTTTACATAACGAAAAAGAGAAGCTAAAAGACAATGCTGCCCTTGAGAAGAAACAACTCGACACCATTGAAGATATGGTTAGTGTAATGGAACGGTTAAGCTTGTTAGGAACATTGACTTTAGAATCTCTTGCCACGTCATTCGTTGACTTGCATACAAGGTTTCCCAATGAGTACAAGATTTTCAGTTTGGCTACTATCGCTTCCTCTTTTGCATTGCCTTTGTTCATTAGGGAATTTCAGGGATGGGACCcactccaaaatccaacacatggGTTAAACGTTATGTCGTTATGGAAGGATCTTCTTGAAGAAGATGAGATATTTGATTCGCTTTTCATGGAGGTTGTGTTCCCTGCTGTTGTTAGATTATCTGGCACCGACACCTGGCAAGCGCGGGACCCGGAACCGTTATTAAGGTTCCTAGATTCTTGGGAACAGTTACTGCCTCACTCTGTTCTTCAAACCATACTCGACAACATTGTCATGCCTAAGTTAACATCTGCTGTTGATTCGTGGGACCCACTTTGCGAAACCATTCCTATACACTTGTGGGTCCACCCATGGCTTCCGTTATTAGGCCCGAAGCTCGAGACTTTATATCATACGATACAAAACAGGCTAGAAAGTGTGCTGCACGCGTGGCATCCGAGTGACATGTCAGCATACTATATTTTATCACCATGGAAGACGGTTTTTGATCCATTAAGATGGGAACAGATAATGGTTCGATACATCATTCCTAGATTATTGGCTGTGATGCATGAATTCGAAGTCAACCCTGCGGATCAGAAGCTTGACCAGTTTTATTGGGTGAGGATTTGGGCTTGTGTGATTCCGATTCATCACATGCTTCATATAATGGATGTGTTTTTTAACAAATGGCAAGAGGTATTGTACCAATGGTTATGTTCAAAGCCGGATTTTCAAGAAGTGAGAAATTGGTATTTGAGTTGGAAGGATTTGATTCCATCTGAGCTTTTATCAAATGAGCATGTAAGATATCGGCTTAATTTGGGTCTGAATATGATGAACCAAGCCGCTGAAGGGCTGGAGGTGATTCAGCCAGGTTTGAGGGAGTTTGAGGCTCAGAAGGCGGCTGCACAGGTGGCAAAGGGGTGtgcggcagaggagatgggtGGTGCTGGTGGTGTTATGAGTTTGAAGGAGGTTATTGAGGTTCATGCACAAGAAAATAATTTGATGTTTAAACCTAAAGTCGGGAGAATGAAAGATGGACATCAGGTTTATGGATTTGGGAAAGTTAGTATGATTATAGACTCTTTGAATCAGAAGGTGTATGCTCAGATTGAAGATAAGTGGTCTCTTGTAACACTTGAGCAATTGGTGAAGCTGGAGAAGAGTTCTGTTTTGAGAAGACATTGA